From Triticum aestivum cultivar Chinese Spring chromosome 4A, IWGSC CS RefSeq v2.1, whole genome shotgun sequence, a single genomic window includes:
- the LOC123085737 gene encoding protein ETHYLENE-INSENSITIVE 3-like 1a yields MMGGGLLMDQGMAFSGVHNFVDLLQQNGADKNLGFGSLMPQTSSGDQCVMGEGDLVDPPTNNFPDAGEDDSDDDVDDIEELERRMWRDRMKLKRLKELQQSRGKEQAAGGGGAGDGLKPRQSQEQARRKKMSRAQDGILKYMLKMMEVCRAQGFVYGIIPEKGKPVSGASDNLRAWWKEKVRFDRNGPAAIAKYQADNAVPGSESELASGTASPHSLQELQDTTLGSLLSALMQHCDPPQRRFPLEKGISPPWWPSGDEEWWPELGIPKDQGPPPYKKPHDLKKAWKVSVLTAVIKHMSPDIEKIRRLVRQSKCLQDKMTAKEISTWLAVVKQEEELFMRLHPGVRPPASAGGIASAISFNASSSEYDVDLADDCKGDEAGTHKMAMDDPTAFNLGAAILNDKFLMQAPMKEETGDMEYVQKRSAVAAEPELMLNNRVYTCNNVQCPHSDYGYGFLDRNARNSHRYTCKYNDPLPPSAENKATPPAPPQVFPAAYNQQNHGLNNLDFGLPMDGQRSIAELMNMYDTTFPATNKNMGNDDVTIIERPNAITPVMDEGFFGQGNGIGGNGDSMFSDVSNMMQQQQAQQPQQQQQQQQQAPAQQQFFIGDDAQAQFGNQMGSISGASDFRFGSGFNMSGTVDYPQKNDGPNWYY; encoded by the coding sequence ATGATGGGAGGTGGGCTGCTGATGGATCAGGGCATGGCGTTCTCCGGCGTGCACAACTTCGTGGATCTGCTCCAGCAGAACGGCGCCGACAAGAACCTCGGCTTCGGCTCCCTTATGCCGCAGACATCCTCCGGCGACCAGTGCGTCATGGGCGAGGGCGACCTCGTGGACCCCCCCACGAACAACTTCCCGGACGCCGGTgaggacgacagcgacgacgatgtGGATGACATCGAGGAGCTGGAGCGCCGCATGTGGCGCGACCGCATGAAGCTCAAGCGCCTCAAGGAGCTGCAGCAGAGCCGCGGCAAGGAgcaggccgccggcggcggcggggctggcgacgGACTGAAGCCGCGGCAGTCGCAGGAGCAGGCGCGCCGCAAGAAGATGTCGCGCGCGCAGGACGGCATCCTCAAGTACATGCTCAAGATGATGGAGGTGTGCCGCGCCCAGGGGTTCGTCTACGGCATCATTCCGGAGAAGGGCAAGCCCGTGAGCGGCGCCTCTGACAACCTCCGTGCCTGGTGGAAGGAGAAGGTCCGCTTCGACCGGAACGGCCCGGCCGCCATCGCCAAGTACCAGGCCGACAACGCCGTGCCGGGCTCCGAGAGCGAGCTGGCTTCCGGCACCGCCAGCCCGCACTCGCTGCAGGAGCTGCAGGACACCACGCTGGGCTCGCTGCTCTCGGCGCTCATGCAGCACTGCGATCCACCGCAGCGAAGGTTCCCGCTCGAGAAGGGCATCTCTCCTCCATGGTGGCCGTCCGGCGACGAGGAGTGGTGGCCGGAGCTTGGCATCCCCAAGGACCAGGGCCCGCCCCCGTACAAGAAGCCCCATGACCTGAAGAAGGCCTGGAAGGTCAGCGTGCTCACCGCTGTCATCAAGCACATGTCGCCGGACATCGAGAAGATCCGGCGCCTCGTTCGCCAGTCCAAATGCCTCCAGGACAAGATGACCGCCAAGGAGATCTCCACCTGGCTGGCCGTGGTGAAGCAGGAAGAGGAGCTGTTCATGAGGCTGCACCCGGGCGTTCGCCCTCCAGCGTCTGCCGGCGGCATCGCCAGTGCCATATCATTCAACGCCAGCTCGAGTGAGTACGACGTTGACCTCGCCGACGACTGCAAGGGCGATGAGGCCGGCACCCACAAGATGGCCATGGACGATCCAACCGCCTTCAACCTCGGCGCGGCCATCCTGAATGACAAGTTCCTCATGCAAGCGCCCATGAAAGAGGAGACCGGCGATATGGAGTATGTCCAGAAGAGGAGCGCGGTGGCCGCCGAGCCGGAGCTGATGCTGAACAACCGCGTCTACACCTGCAACAACGTCCAGTGCCCACACAGCGACTACGGGTACGGCTTCCTTGACCGGAATGCGCGCAACAGCCACCGGTACACCTGCAAGTACAATGATCCCCTCCCGCCAAGCGCGGAGAACAAGGCAACGCCACCTGCGCCGCCGCAAGTCTTCCCGGCAGCCTACAACCAGCAGAACCATGGGCTCAACAACCTGGATTTCGGCCTCCCCATGGACGGCCAGAGGTCCATCGCCGAGCTGATGAACATGTACGACACCACCTTCCCGGCCACCAACAAGAACATGGGCAACGACGACGTCACCATTATAGAGAGGCCCAATGCCATCACCCCAGTAATGGACGAGGGTTTCTTTGGACAGGGCAATGGAATTGGAGGCAATGGCGACAGTATGTTCAGTGATGTGAGTAACATGATGCAGCAGCAGCAAGCACAAcagccacagcagcagcagcagcagcagcagcaggccccGGCGCAGCAGCAGTTCTTCATCGGTGACGACGCGCAGGCGCAGTTCGGCAACCAGATGGGCAGCATCTCCGGCGCATCGGATTTCAGGTTCGGCTCTGGCTTCAACATGTCTGGCACCGTCGACTACCCGCAGAAGAACGACGGCCCCAACTGGTACTACTGA